A single window of Bombyx mori chromosome 17, ASM3026992v2 DNA harbors:
- the LOC101735385 gene encoding uncharacterized protein LOC101735385 isoform X1, giving the protein MATAKDTSTFFLEANAKEFDSVLKLYPQAIKLKAERKTKRPDELIKLDNWYQNELPKKIKSRGKDAHMIHEELVQLMKWKQARGKFYPQLSYLIKVNTPRAVMQETKKAFRKLPNIESAMTALSNLKGVGTATASALLAAASPEIAPFMADECVQAIPEMEGSDYTAREYLNFVSHIRNVCDRLNEEQNGCGKKWFPHMVELALWTHNIVSDLQPQLLGKEPNNRPAANGGSPLPSDESNLEPPATNGNGKLVTDCVNEDTTTSCTEDSMDAKAASPSTPATPATPASPSDNSDSAVSTPRTKRQLEEGSSAEENSLGDSSEATLPNIAKKLRKATH; this is encoded by the exons ATGGCTACCGCGAAAGACACGTCTACTTTCTTTCTGGAGGCAAATGCAAAAGAATTCGATAGTGTATTAAAGTTGTATCCTCAGGCGATTAAACTAAAAGCTGAACGTAAAACAAAAAGACCAGATGAGCTCATAAAATTGGACAATTG GTATCAAAATGAACTTCCCAAGAAGATCAAATCGCGGGGTAAAGATGCGCACATGATCCACGAAGAACTTGTCCAGCTCATGAAATGGAAACAGGCC AGAGGAAAATTCTACCCGCAGTTGTCGTATCTGATAAAAGTGAACACGCCACGAGCTGTGATGCAAGAGACGAAAAAGGCCTTCCGCAAACTGCCCAATATCGAATCCGCGATGACCGCTCTAAGCAATCTCAAAGGCGTGGGAACGGCCACAGCATCAGCGTTATTAGCTGCCGCTAGTCCAGAAATAGCACCGTTTATGGCTGACGAATGCGTCCAGGCGATCCCCGAAATGGAAGGCAGCGATTACACAGCAAGGGAATACCTCAATTTCGTAAGCCACATACGAAACGTCTGTGATAGGTTAAACGAG GAACAAAACGGCTGCGGCAAGAAATGGTTTCCACACATGGTAGAGCTGGCCCTCTGGACGCACAACATTGTATCGGACTTACAACCACAGTTATTAGGGAAAGAGCCCAACAACCGTCCGGCTGCAAACGGCGGCTCCCCCCTTCCCAGTGACGAGAGCAACTTAGAGCCCCCAGCGACAAACGGTAACG GTAAACTCGTAACGGACTGCGTGAATGAGGATACCACGACGTCGTGCACAGAAGACTCGATGGACGCGAAAGCCGCATCACCCTCCACCCCCGCTACCCCTGCCACTCCAGCGTCACCCTCAGACAACTCAGACTCTGCAGTCAGCACGCCACGAACTAAAAG ACAATTGGAGGAAGGTAGTTCGGCGGAAGAAAACTCACTGGGAGACTCGTCTGAGGCCACGCTACCTAACATCGCAAAGAAACTAAGGAAAGCCACACACTGA
- the LOC101735385 gene encoding uncharacterized protein LOC101735385 isoform X2, which yields MATAKDTSTFFLEANAKEFDSVLKLYPQAIKLKAERKTKRPDELIKLDNWYQNELPKKIKSRGKDAHMIHEELVQLMKWKQARGKFYPQLSYLIKVNTPRAVMQETKKAFRKLPNIESAMTALSNLKGVGTATASALLAAASPEIAPFMADECVQAIPEMEGSDYTAREYLNFVSHIRNVCDRLNEEQNGCGKKWFPHMVELALWTHNIVSDLQPQLLGKEPNNRPAANGGSPLPSDESNLEPPATNGKLVTDCVNEDTTTSCTEDSMDAKAASPSTPATPATPASPSDNSDSAVSTPRTKRQLEEGSSAEENSLGDSSEATLPNIAKKLRKATH from the exons ATGGCTACCGCGAAAGACACGTCTACTTTCTTTCTGGAGGCAAATGCAAAAGAATTCGATAGTGTATTAAAGTTGTATCCTCAGGCGATTAAACTAAAAGCTGAACGTAAAACAAAAAGACCAGATGAGCTCATAAAATTGGACAATTG GTATCAAAATGAACTTCCCAAGAAGATCAAATCGCGGGGTAAAGATGCGCACATGATCCACGAAGAACTTGTCCAGCTCATGAAATGGAAACAGGCC AGAGGAAAATTCTACCCGCAGTTGTCGTATCTGATAAAAGTGAACACGCCACGAGCTGTGATGCAAGAGACGAAAAAGGCCTTCCGCAAACTGCCCAATATCGAATCCGCGATGACCGCTCTAAGCAATCTCAAAGGCGTGGGAACGGCCACAGCATCAGCGTTATTAGCTGCCGCTAGTCCAGAAATAGCACCGTTTATGGCTGACGAATGCGTCCAGGCGATCCCCGAAATGGAAGGCAGCGATTACACAGCAAGGGAATACCTCAATTTCGTAAGCCACATACGAAACGTCTGTGATAGGTTAAACGAG GAACAAAACGGCTGCGGCAAGAAATGGTTTCCACACATGGTAGAGCTGGCCCTCTGGACGCACAACATTGTATCGGACTTACAACCACAGTTATTAGGGAAAGAGCCCAACAACCGTCCGGCTGCAAACGGCGGCTCCCCCCTTCCCAGTGACGAGAGCAACTTAGAGCCCCCAGCGACAAACG GTAAACTCGTAACGGACTGCGTGAATGAGGATACCACGACGTCGTGCACAGAAGACTCGATGGACGCGAAAGCCGCATCACCCTCCACCCCCGCTACCCCTGCCACTCCAGCGTCACCCTCAGACAACTCAGACTCTGCAGTCAGCACGCCACGAACTAAAAG ACAATTGGAGGAAGGTAGTTCGGCGGAAGAAAACTCACTGGGAGACTCGTCTGAGGCCACGCTACCTAACATCGCAAAGAAACTAAGGAAAGCCACACACTGA